The proteins below come from a single Minwuia thermotolerans genomic window:
- the gshB gene encoding glutathione synthase, translating into MSLKVAVQMDPIAAIDINADSTFALMLEASARGHRLHYYLPQELAWTGGQVKARLREVEVRREKGNHFTLGEDRIADLTEMDVVLLRQDPPYDMAYLTTTYLLERIHPKTLVVNDPTEVRNAPEKLFVTEFVDLMPATLITRDTAMIRAFYHQHGDIIVKPLYGNGGAGVFYLRDGDHNLSSLLEMFQQMFREPLIAQKFLPAVREGDKRIILVDGEPAGAINRVPAEGESRSNMHVGGTPLKSTLTEREHEICARIGPELKARGMIFVGIDVIGGLMTEINVTSPTGIQEIDRYDGANLSGLIWDAIEAKR; encoded by the coding sequence ATGAGCCTGAAAGTCGCGGTCCAGATGGACCCGATCGCCGCGATCGACATCAACGCCGATTCGACCTTCGCCCTGATGCTGGAGGCGTCGGCGCGGGGGCATCGGCTCCACTACTATCTGCCCCAGGAACTGGCCTGGACCGGCGGGCAGGTAAAGGCCCGTCTGCGCGAGGTCGAGGTCCGGCGGGAAAAGGGCAACCATTTCACGCTTGGCGAGGACCGCATCGCCGACCTGACCGAGATGGACGTCGTCCTGCTGCGTCAGGATCCGCCCTATGACATGGCCTATCTGACGACGACCTACCTGCTGGAGCGCATCCATCCGAAGACCCTGGTGGTCAACGATCCCACAGAAGTGCGCAATGCCCCGGAGAAGCTGTTCGTCACCGAGTTCGTCGACCTGATGCCGGCGACCCTGATCACCCGCGACACGGCGATGATCCGGGCCTTCTACCACCAGCATGGCGACATCATCGTCAAGCCGCTCTACGGCAATGGCGGGGCGGGCGTCTTCTACCTCAGGGACGGCGACCACAATCTGAGTTCCCTGCTGGAGATGTTCCAGCAGATGTTCCGCGAGCCCCTGATCGCGCAGAAGTTCCTGCCCGCCGTGCGCGAGGGGGACAAGCGGATCATCCTGGTCGACGGGGAACCCGCCGGGGCCATCAACCGCGTCCCGGCGGAGGGCGAGTCGCGCTCCAACATGCATGTCGGCGGGACGCCGCTGAAATCGACGCTGACCGAGCGGGAGCACGAGATCTGCGCCCGCATCGGCCCGGAGCTGAAAGCGCGCGGCATGATCTTCGTCGGCATCGACGTGATCGGCGGCCTGATGACGGAGATCAACGTGACCAGTCCGACGGGCATCCAGGAGATCGACCGCTATGACGGGGCCAATCTCTCCGGTCTGATCTGGGATGCGATCGAGGCGAAGCGGTAG